acgatgaaatgaggaagagaaagacacacacatacacgcatgcgtgcacacacagacacaccacacacgcacgcacagacgcacgcacacacacatgcaaagggGCTCAAATCTTTCAATCCAGGCAAAAATGAGGCCAGGCCCTTTTTATTCATTAGTAACATAAGCCAATTACTTATTTTATCCTTTTGGCTTAATTTAGCTCTGTCAGTTGCAAACCAAAAAACTTAACTAGTATAAGGCATCTCCATATATTTGCTAAATGGTAGAATTAATTTGCATACCTGCCTCATTCCCAATATAAGTGAGGTAACTTCTGGtaagaacaaagaagataaaatctcaaaacaaaaatggagaCTCAGGAATGTGAGAAGATAGTTGAAAAGAGAATGTGAAGCTCTGGAGCAAGAACATAAAGATATAAGTATGCCGGTCTATTGTTAAGTGAAGCCCATAagacacttgggcttcccaggcggtgctagtggtaaagaactcacgtACCAGTGCAGAAGACGAAAGAGACGCTAAtccgatccccgggtcaggaagatcccctgaaggagggaatcaccacccactccaaaattcttgcctggagaatccccatggacagaggagcctggggggctacagtccatagggtcacgaggAGTtagactcgactgaagtgacttagcatgcgcgTATAAAGCATTCTATTATCTGCAGATCAAATTTGGCTTTGAGCTTCcagggagccaaagcaaaaagggaGATGTAATAACTCAGCTTCCCTCTTCCAGAGATAACAAAGGGTACAAGTTTCTCAGGGGAAAGAATATTTTTCTGAGGCCAATTTCAGCCACATTTAAATAGCCAATGTCTGTAATGCACCTTGTATGTCTGGTTTTTGGAGTTGGGCCTAGGGAACAAGTGAGGTTGCCAAATTTAGTTCACTCAGTCAGCCTTGCCTTGACCTCTCAGTGCCTCTTGTCAGAGCTGATCACCCACTCATTTCTGAAACACTTACTTCACTTGGCTGGGAGCCCTCCCTCTCTGGGCTGACTTCCTCCCTACCAGCCTCTCTTGTCCTATGTCCATGGCTGTGTTTCCCTATCTTCCCCTGATCTCTGAATGGTGGCGGGCCCAGGCTCAATATCCAGAcctctcctcttctttcctctctctgcctctgtggcCCAAGTCCTCCTGTCCCTCTCCTGGACAACAGTCCCTCTTTCCACCCTGGGCCTCCAGGCTAGTCTCTACACAGCAGCCAAAGGGGGATTTTAAAAACCTCAATCAGGgtgactttcctggtagtccaacacagggggcccgggttcgatccccggccAGGGAATTAGATCGTGCAACTAAAAGTCTGTATACCTCAACTAAAGAGCCCGCGTGCCGCGGCCAAAGCCAAAGATCTCATGTACCGAGACTAAGACCtgggacagccaaataaattaaattcaataaatacataaaaatgtgaaaaaaacacacaaaaccctGAGTCAGCTCCTCTCACCTCCTCTGccacctgtgtgctcagtcatgtctgactcctggcgaccccatgaactgcagcccgccaggctcctctgtccatggaatattccaggcaagaatactggagtgggttgtcatttcctttctagtccagggggtcttcctgacccggggatcgaacctgtgtctcttgcatctcctgcactgggaggtggattctttaccactagtggtaccagagaagcccaccacCTCTTCTCCCTGACCAAATGAGATGCATGGGGTATaataaaagataatatttatCTCCCAATGTCCCTGTGAAATCCATAAGGAAACCTGTCTCTGCCCCCAGATGAAGTCTTGACTTCCTGTGCCGTGTTTCCTCAGAGTGCTGGCCATTCTGATCATGGCTCTGAAGTCTTTCTGAAAGCCTCCTGTACACTTGACCCACGGGCTTGCCAGGATCTCAGGGAGCCCATCTCAAATTCCCCAGATTTAGGACTTGAaagcagcccccagccccagccccaatCTCATCACAGAATTCCCTTtttagaatccaccttccaacccTTCATAATCTTGAAGCAGACTGGGAGTTTTGTGTTGGCAAAATGGGTTCTTCTATAACAATATCCTTTCACCCTTTCCATCATGTTTAGGGCAAATCCCAAGACCTTCCCACAGCCACTGGGCCCTACATGATCCGACCTCTGAGCCCccacagaaatttaaaatgtcaaaatatcaAAGAATATTACAAATGATTGTATgtcagtaaaaattaaaacttaacgTAAAggccttttaagaaaaaatagatCAGTAACCAGTAAAGAAAATTATAATCTAAGACTCCAGTGCAGAAGAGTCCCAGTGGAAGGGGAACAGATGGTCCTTATCTTATACTAGTTGTTCCAGAAAACAGAGAATGAGAAGAGGCTGCCCACTTTCTTATATGACTCCCAAACCAGATAAGGACAgtatcagaaaaggaaaagtgtAGAGCATTTCAATCTGAACCTGGAAGCTAAATTATGATCTACTAGAAtaaaatatcagagaaggcaatggcaccccactccagtactcttgcctggaaaatccatggacagaggagcctggtaggctgcagtccatggggtcgctaagagtcaggtacgactgaacgacttcactttcacttttcactttcatgcattggagaaggaaatggcaacccactccagtgttcttgcctggagaatcccaggggcagggaagtctggtgggctgccgtctacggggtcgcacagagtcggacacgactgaagcgacttagcagcagcagcagaataaaatATAGGAGAAGGCCCCACCTCGGAGTAGGGTAAGGACTTAAGACATTCAAAAGGCAAACCCTCATGCAAAACCTTTATGGATCTGACTACATCAAAATTCAGGATTTCTCCGAATCAGGGACGCAGAGAACAGACTGcttgttgccaagggggaggagggtgggaaagGGTTGGATTGGAAGTTTAGGATTAACGGATGCAAACTGGTATGTATAGAATGTATAAGCAACAAGCtcctactatgtagcacaggaaactatattcaaagtcctgtggtaaaccataatggaaaagaatatgaaagaggaCAGATATACACATGTAAAACTGAGTCGCTtagctgtacagcagtaattaacacactGTAATTCAACTGAAAATTTAAGTTGAATTACAATGTaacttttaaattgaattttcaatttaaaaaatgaaaaaaattaaggattTCTGTTCCACAAAGGCCCTCAGATAATATTGACAGACAGCTGGTTGCAATCTAGTGAATACAGAGCTCCTGcacaagttaaaaaagaaaagcccagaaGCATAATACGCGGCCATGAACAGAAACAAACAGCTCACAAGATGAGCCCAGAGGCAAAAAAGTAATGAAGAGCGGGTCAAAGAAGTAATCAGCACAACTCAGTTAAAATTACAATGAGGGCACTTTCCTGTctgcccagtggttaaggctctgtgctcccaTGCAGGGGGTACAGACAGGTTCGATCTTTGAAGAAAGTGAACAtgttagtcacttggtcgtgtctgactctgcggccccatggactgtagccctccaggctcctctgtccatgggatttcccaggcaagaatactggagtgagtagccattcccttctcccggggatctttccaactcagggattgaacccaggcctcctgcattgcaggcggattctttaccatctgaaccaccagggaagtcaattcTTGGTAGAGGAATTATGATCCCACATGCGGCatggccaaaagatttttttatttttaattataatgagatagataccttttttttttttttttaaaccaggagGCAGATAGAGGGAGAGGGACGCGGCAGGTACTATCTGCTTCTTCACAGGGTGTGAAGACCCTTTGGGATGGAGAGTCCGGAGATTCCTTtgagagatggagaaatacagGCTGAGCAAGGGTAGGGGGATTATACCGAGACCATAGGGAGCCCTGCAGAGGCAGGACTTGGCCTGATTTCTGGACTCCCGGGCCTGGACTCTTCCTCAGCGTCCTGCCGAACTCTCCCCTCTGGAAGGAAGCTGGCCTTACCTAGAGCCTTCCTGGTCTGCTTTTGCCAGAGCCCTTGAGACAGGCTGAGGACTGGTTGCCATAGAGATGGTGGGCTGGGCAGTTCTAAGGTTggcagatgggggtgggggatggggcaaGAAACCAATATGCTAAACGCCCACCAACAGTTGGTCAGGACTTCTTCCGGGAGACCTGGGCATGACAAACGGCAGCAGACTCCGGGGACCGCCACAGGTCTGCTCAAGCTTCTCTCAAGCACCCCTTACGCTGAGCAGGTGAGAGGGGGGCCCCGCGGGGGGACTGCCAACCGCCCAGAGGCAGGCTGGCTCTCTGGGGTGGGAGGTCAAGGTTGAGGGAGGCCACAAGATTGgagccaaggcccaggagagagTCAGGGAGGTCTGAGACGGGCAGGGACGTGGGGTGAAGGGGAGGATGATGCCTAGTTATGACTCTCAGGTTTCTGATGGGGCAGTTTTGGCAAATTGGGAGGATTTGGGTTTCAGGAAAAATGATGAGCTTTTCCCTCCTTGGCTTTGCAAGGCCAGAGCCCTCTGGGGCACTGAGAAGAGCTGTCCAGGGCCCAGAGGCAGCCCAGAGCAAAGGGGGCAAATCTGGGCTCTAGGACAGTCCACACGTTAGCTCCTGGCTCTGCTTCCCGGCTGTGTGACTTTAGTCAAgggacttcacctctctgagcctcagtgttctcatctgcaTGATGTGGGTGAGAGTGAGCAGGGACCTCATAgcatccttgtgtgtgtgtgtgtgcttgtgtgtgtgcgtgcgggCCTGTGTGACTTCAATGGCTCAGTCAAGCCTGACtctctgaggccccatggaccgtagcctgccaggctcctctgtctgtggaattttccaggcaatcatactggagcgggttggcatttccttctccagggcatcttcccgacccagggatcaaacccacacctcttgcgtttcctgcattggcaggtagattcttgatGACtagagccccctgggaagccccatagggtCCTTGGGAAGGAAGGTTAAGTGAGTTAATGCAAGAAAGTCCTGGGCATGCAGCAGGTGCTCAGTGAATAGCACTGTtgctttttaagatttatttacttatttttggctgctctgggtctttgttgctgcaggtgGACTTTCTCTAGgtacagtgagcaggggctgctcttccttGTGGAGCTCGGGCTTCTTATCGCAGAGGCTTCTCTGGTTGCgcagcacaggctccaggtgttCAAGCACCAGTAGTTGCGCCGTGCGGGCTCAGaagttgcggctcatgggctgcagagcgcaggctccttagttgtggcccacaggtaCAGtggctctgcagcacgtgggatgtTCCCGGATCAGGGCTCAAAGCCgggttccctgcactggcaagcggacTCTTAACCGCTAGACTGCCAGAGAAACCCACTGTtgctattttaatattaataattcagGTCGTGATCTGTCAGTTCCCGTGATCTGTCAGTTCCCGGGGTAACAGCAGGGCTGCATAGGACTGTCCCCTGGGCGACTGGCTCAGAGCTAGGCCTCCTCTCCTACCTTCGCCCAGAGGAGTCTTGGGAGCGGTGATGGTGTTATCCATGCCCAGAAGCAGAGGTCTCGGAGCGCGGGGCAGACACCAAAGAAGGACCGGAGGCTCAGAGGCCGGAACAAGAAAGGGCAAAGCTCTGCAGAAGCTGAGGAGTAAGTGGCTGTGGAGGGCCGAGAGGGATGCAGGGGGCCAGGCCCCGCTGGGGGCCAGAGTTTGGGCCctgacccctgccccctgccctctccctcctcAGTGTCGTCCCCTCTTCTCCTCGGAAACCCTCCTTCCCCTTCCAGTGGGCCTGGGAGAGCTTCACCACAGATGGCCGGGCCCTGCATCAGCCGAGCTCTGTCTTGGCCCCTGGCCACCAGGCCCTGCCCTTGCCCCTGGCGGTCCATCACCACAAGTCCCGGCGCAAGTCCACGCCCGCCCTCCCGGAGGCCCACAGCTTCtgctggaagacagaggagccgaACCTGGAGAGGAGACAGCAGCTCAGGGCCTGCAGCTGCACCTCCATCCCTCCGGGCAGGGGGACCAGCCAGGAGCTGGAGCCGTCCGGGGAGGGAGGCTTGCAGTCGCCCAGGAAGTCCTCAGGGTCCGGGTTGGAGCCCGAGGAGTCTGAGCCGGAAGGCCTGGGAGCCGAGGAAGCTGAGAGGGGTCTGATTCCAGGGGAACTGCCCCAGCTCCCCAGGAGGGGGTTGATCTTGGAGGAGGAGCAGTTTTCAGAGGCCACAGAGGAGGCCGAGGACGGGGAACACcgggccccctggagaaggaggacCAGTTCTCGAAGAAAGGGGCGGAATTCTGGTGAGGAGGCCTGGGAAGAGAGTGAAGTGCGGCGCCTGGAGAGTGTTTCCAGCTCCACCAACCTCCGAGAACCACAGAGGAGGAAGCCAAGGGCCAAGGAGCTGGAGGGGCCGTGGGACCTGGAGAAGCTGCAGAGGAAGCTGCAGCAGGAGTTGGACTGTGGTGAGTCCTGGGGTTCAAAGCCCAGGTTCCCCACAAAGTCACACAGCGTGGAGAGGGGCCGGAGCCAGTGACCTGGGCCAGGTGTTCAGACACGGCCAGGCTGGGCTTCAGGTGCGGGGAGGGATTGCCCAAGGGGACAGGAGGATCAATAGTCCCTGACTTGTCACTCTGTGGACAGGCCCCGAGAAACAGCCCTGGAAGTCTTTGCGGGCTGCTGTTCAGGCCTCCAACTGGAGCAGGAAGGCCCACCCCTTGGGAGATGATGAGACTTTTCTGTTTGCAAACTTCCCTAACCGCACCTTCCACAAACGACAGGAGGCCACCAGGTGAGGTGGAGAAGAAGGAGGGTGGGAGCGAAGCACAGGGACTAGAGAAGGAGCTAGTTCTCCAAGAGACACTCATCCATTCATCCTCTCATTCATCCCTTCATTTATCCACTCACTAGTCCTTCTGATCATccagtcatccatccatccatccatccatccatccatccccttGGCCAGCTGTTTATCGACATAAGACACTTCTCACTCACTTCTACCCATTCATTAATCTATTAGTTAAGTGATTAATGCAACATACCTCGGGTATCTGCTCACGGGTACTCAGGATATAAAGGTAAAAAGACTTGGTTTCATCCCTAAGAAGCTCAAAGTCAGCTGGAAAAGGAGACAGATGGGGGAAAAAGGGACAATGGCAGAAGAGTTAGATCGTTACTATCCTTGGGGCTTGAACAGAGACAGTGGGAGCAGGAGGGAAGAACGGGGTGGGAGCTGCTGGCAATATCTAGGCAAAGGCTTGAACCAGGTGGTCATGTGAGTGAAGAGAGGATGTTTTATCTGAAAGGATATTTGGAGGCTGGCTTAGTGGGCCTTGGTGACCAGTTAGAAGTGTGGGGTGAGATCCATTCAGCATTCTGATAGCACCCTATGAGTCTCCCCCTGTCATCTCTGCTCGAGATCTTCCCATGCTCCCCAGCACCCCAAGGACAAAGCCCAGATCCCTTGGGAAGGTGCTGGGCTATCTGTCTATCCCTTTGCACAATGTGAAGGCTCCTCCAGGGAAGTTGCCGgatctttttgataacagccccCATCTGGTGCCCTAAAAGGGTCTGCACAGAGTTGGTGCTCAATAAACCTGTGCTGAGTGTATGTTTGCATTTACCCTTCTGTTTGTCTACCTCTCCATCTTTCTATCTGACTATGATTCATGGtctttactggaaggactgatgttgaatctgaaactccaatattctggccacttgatgcaaagaaccaattcattggaaaagaccctgatgctaggaaagattgaaggcaaaaggagaagtgggcagcagaagatgagatggttagatggtggTGTCActtctcaatggacatgaatttgcaaaAAATctgaagatagtgaaggacagaagagcccggtgtgctgcagtccaaggggtcacaaacagtcagacacaactcagggaGAGAATGACAACAATTATGCATGAACTCACCCATATTGAGTTTCCGTGACAACAATTATGCATGAACTCACCCAAATTGAGTTTCCATCTATGTTAGGCACTGTTGTATGTGCTTGGGATACACTGGCGGTGAAGAGGACAGACAAGGAATCCTGCTCTCATGAGGCTTACATTTTACTTGGAAAGAAGgataatcaataaagaaatgaacaaaacgtAGAGCTAGAGATGGAAAATCTCTGGGAGGTAGATGGGGTGCTAAGGTCTCACTTTCTCTGACCTTTGAGCAAAGACCTGATTGGCAAGAAGAACTGATCATCAGACCTGGGGGAAGGGTGTTTCAGGTGGATTAGGTTCTGTTTATTCAACCATCCACACCATTCATTCATTACACGCACGGATCCTCTCAccgtttctttctctttcccattcattcatctgtctgtCCCTCAAACCAACAGGCGTTACTCTAGCTCCTACTAGATGTGgggtgagagaaagaaagatctGGGCCCTTCTGTCAAGGAAAGCTGCTTTGCAAGGGGAAGGTGAGGTCACGGGTATGTGTGCCAAGCTCCACAAGGCTGAAGACGGTCAGAGTTGGGGCACACCACTGGCTGGAATAGGCAGAAGGCTTCCAGGAAGAGTTGAGAAAGGCCTGAGCTGGGCCCGAGGGCTGAGCTCCCAGAGGCAGCCTCCATCCAATTCGACTTCCATGACAAACCCCATTCCCTAGGCCCCTGGCTCTCTGGACTGTGGAAATCTCTCCTTCTAGGTCCACGTAGGCCCCTATCTACCCCTGGGCCTCCACGAGGCTCCTGTTCCCTGCAGACTTCTCCTACCCCTCTGCTTTTCCTCTCCCCTCACCCAAGAAACCTGCTGcgggcctgggagctgcagcagcGGGAGGAGCAGCAGCAGGCCGAGGTGCGGCGGGCCCGGGAGCAGCGAGTACAGCATCAGGTGGCTCGCTGCCTGGCAGCCTACGCACCCAGAGGGAGCCGGGGGCCAGGGGCTGCCCAGCGCAAGCTGGAGGAGCTGAGGTAGGAAACCCAGGGTTGTGGGGGGCCTGGAGGGGAGAGCGCAGGGAGGTGGTGCTAAGTGTCAGACAGAAGGACCAAGGAGACCCTGTCCTCAACCCACCCATGGGGCTGAGCCCCCAGGACCATCCTCCCTGCCAGGCAGGCAGGTTGggccactttacagatgaagacactgaagcccaggaggaaaaggggctggGACAAGGTCaccctgttatttatttattttttggcttcacCTTGTggtatgcgggatcttagttccctggccagggattgaacccaggtccctgcagtggaagcgtggacaGCTGGACAGCGTAACAACTGGATAGCCAGGGAATTCTCAAGGTCACCTGGCTAATAATAACCATCCCAACAGCTGTCAAAGGCTCAAGTTTGAATTGTTCTACATGCATCATCACACTTTCAAATCTTGTTTTCTGATTTCAGATGCCAGGTGTGCATACTATAAAAATTCATGTATTACAGAGATAGTTGGTGGAGAATGTGAATAGCGCCTATGGTCTGAGTCCTGGAGACAGTTGTTCGTGGTCAGGGGCAGAGTCatccatttcattttcttcttatgttttgatcataaaaaagcaaattaagaTTTAAAAGCAAATCTTTTTTGGACTCATAAGAATAGGTATTATCACCACTCCcataattttacagatgaaggaagcTCCAAGAGCTTAAATAATTTGTCAAAAGTCACAGGTGAGCATCAGTGCTGGGATTCCAACCCAGGCAGCCATTTGGCCACCATGAAGGGCCCAAATGCCCAGTCTCCAGATATAGTATACCAGGATCTTCCCCGCAAAGCCCAAGCTGGTGAACCAGATAACTCAAAGAAATATGATCACTGATGCCACTGACACTGAGCACCTCTAGGGTGCAGCTGGCACCAAGGCAGCCCTTCCATCTGGGGAGAAGCACTAGGTCAAGGGGAGTGGGGTACTGCTCAGAGACCAGGGGGTTTCTACCCTGCGATGGGGCCACTGAGGATCCAGTGGGGCTCCGATCACCTACTCTTTGAGGCTCAGCCATATCACCCCCAACTTTGCCAATGAGGAAATCCTTGATCAGTGAACCAGGAGATGCCTTCTCCCTGCTGGACTTCAAGTTCACCTTTTTTTTCTCACAAGGCAGGAAGAGGAAGTCTCCCACTCCAGTGGCAGGGGTCAGTGAGATGAGTGTTCCAAACACAATCCTTTCATTTTCTACTTGGGAGCAGATATTTCCCATGGAGGGTGTCTCAGTGCTTCCAGCCCTTGACCTTAGCTCTGTGCTGCATGCAAGATTCTGCTCTTCCTAGGAGGGAGGGCACAAAAGGCATTGCCCTGTAGCAGGGAAGCTCCAAACTTTCCTTTTATTCTGAGATAATAGGGCAAAAGCCCACTAACACGACTTCCTTTCTCACTTAGAGCTCCAAGACATGAGTTTCCTTTCAATTCTAACAGAAATAGCCTCAAGAACCACACAGGAAAAGTGTACGCGACATCACGGGCAAGACAGAGATATAGCTCAGGCTTCCCCCACCTCTGCTCCTTGAAACTGCTGTAAAATCCCCCCTTGAATATTGAAGACTCTTCTTCGCAGTGACTTCTGTTTCCGGTCATGGTTTTCAAGTCCATCTTTTTCTTGAATGGAGGAAGTTTCTTTACCTGGCGCATAGCCAAGGGTCCTGGCCCAGCAAGCCAGTGTGCTTTCCCGTGGGGCCCCGCACATTTGCCAGAGGCTCCCAGCAGAGGCTGAGTCTTGTATGcctctcccctcctgccctgTCTCTGAGTGCTGCTGCCACAACCCTCGGCCTCTCTTGTGTGCTCGGCAGAAGGATGCCTGGTCCCGCGTGTGACGCGGTCAGAGGACCCTTCTCACTCACGGCCAGGACTCGCAGCTTGTAGAGCCGACAGATTTCTGACAAGTGCACCAACTGCGTTTTTGTAAATGGGATCGTGCTTCTCCAGTGGAATCTGGATCTTTCTGGGATGTGTTCTTTCTCTTGCAGTTTGTTGTTGATTTTcactcgctaagttgtgtccgactctttgcaacctcatggactgcagtactccaggctcctttgtccttcactatcttctggagtctgctcaactcatatccattgggtgggcgatgccatccaaccatctcatcctctgttgttccctcctccttctgccctcaatcttccccaacatcagggtcttttccaatgagttggctcttcacatcaggtggccaaagtattggagcttcagcttcagcatcagtccttccagtgaatattcagggttgacttcctttaggattgattggtttgatctccttgctgttcaagggactctcaagagtcttccccagcaccacagttcaaaagcatcaattcttcatttgCAATACATTTCTTTAGTTCCACTGTCCCATTTTCTAAACTATTGGCTTACAAGAAGCACAGAGAATTCTGGCAAGCTTGTACTGAACCCAGGGTCCAGAGCGTGATCTTGCCCAAAGCCACAGCCAACAGTCACAGCTTCTCCTCACAGGCAGAGAGGGTGCAGGGGTGGACGCGGGGAAGGCAGGGCTGTGCACACAGACGTCCAGCTGCTCAgaagccagtgctggcccctctTCCTCAGGGATGGCTGGGAGGATGGGCGAGCCTGGCACGGTCTGCCAACCCAGGCTCCGTGCTCAGCCCCTCACTTCCCAACTGTGCAACCTCAAGTCCCTTGTCCCTCCTGAGCCTCAGGCGTGTTATGGACAAAACGGTGGCAGATGATTCTCACTCCATTCACGTCAGGGGGAATCCCAGCCGAAGACGGAAATGAAATGACTTTGTAAAGCTAAGGGCGGGAGGACAAACAGGAAGTCCTTAGTGAGGGCTCATCAGTGGGGATGGTGCGAGTCCACGGTCAGCTGCCCAGAGGCCCATCTTCCTTCAGGCGCCAGGAGCGACAGCGCTTTGTTGAGTACCAGGCAGAGCTGCAAGGCATCCAGCATCGGGTGCAGGCCCGGCCCTACCTGTTCCAGCAGGCCATGCAGGTGAGGCTGGCACCTGGGCAAGTGTGTGGGCTCCCTGAGAGCAGAGCTTCTCACCGGCCGAGAGGGTAGGGAGATGAGGCGGGAGGGGCCCCCTCAGTTTGGACCCTTGAAAAGCCCTGGGACCCCCTCAGTAATCAGAGCCTCACTGTGTGCTCGGGGCAGCCCAGGTGAGAGAGGGGACCCCTCTGCTTTCTCCTCAGGCCAACGCCCGGCTCAACGTGACCCGGCGCTTCTCCCAGGTGCTGTCGGCACTGGGACTGGATGAGGAGCAGCTGCTGGCCAAGGCGGGCAAGAGGGACATGGAGGGCGCCCCCAGGAGGCACAGGTGAGGCCCAGCTGTGGGGAGATAGGCCACCAGCACCCTGCCCCACGGGGTCTTGCTCAGCTGCCGCCTGCCCCGCGGGGTCTCACTCAGCTGCCGCCTGCCCAGGGGCCTCCCCCGCAGCCGCATGGGTCCACCCTGAATTTAGACTTCCGTCCTGCCCTGTCCACTCCCTGGCCAGAAGGACTCAGTCTAGCTTTCGCAGTCAGCAGGGCCGTCCCCAGGCCCTGTCCTCAACATCACCTGAGAAAGGAAGGGCCAAGGTTATTTCCCCACAGAACGCTTACACTTCAGAACAACTTGGTGCAGA
The genomic region above belongs to Bos taurus isolate L1 Dominette 01449 registration number 42190680 breed Hereford chromosome 29, ARS-UCD2.0, whole genome shotgun sequence and contains:
- the TSGA10IP gene encoding testis-specific protein 10-interacting protein, translating into MGQETNMLNAHQQLVRTSSGRPGHDKRQQTPGTATGLLKLLSSTPYAEQRSLGSGDGVIHAQKQRSRSAGQTPKKDRRLRGRNKKGQSSAEAEDVVPSSPRKPSFPFQWAWESFTTDGRALHQPSSVLAPGHQALPLPLAVHHHKSRRKSTPALPEAHSFCWKTEEPNLERRQQLRACSCTSIPPGRGTSQELEPSGEGGLQSPRKSSGSGLEPEESEPEGLGAEEAERGLIPGELPQLPRRGLILEEEQFSEATEEAEDGEHRAPWRRRTSSRRKGRNSGEEAWEESEVRRLESVSSSTNLREPQRRKPRAKELEGPWDLEKLQRKLQQELDCGPEKQPWKSLRAAVQASNWSRKAHPLGDDETFLFANFPNRTFHKRQEATRNLLRAWELQQREEQQQAEVRRAREQRVQHQVARCLAAYAPRGSRGPGAAQRKLEELRRQERQRFVEYQAELQGIQHRVQARPYLFQQAMQANARLNVTRRFSQVLSALGLDEEQLLAKAGKRDMEGAPRRHRSHRSVGARMEPSSQSPPKMEPTGSQADQHFAPNPDQELSP
- the TSGA10IP gene encoding testis-specific protein 10-interacting protein isoform X1 — its product is MGQETNMLNAHQQLVRTSSGRPGHDKRQQTPGTATGLLKLLSSTPYAEQRSLGSGDGVIHAQKQRSRSAGQTPKKDRRLRGRNKKGQSSAEAEDVVPSSPRKPSFPFQWAWESFTTDGRALHQPSSVLAPGHQALPLPLAVHHHKSRRKSTPALPEAHSFCWKTEEPNLERRQQLRACSCTSIPPGRGTSQELEPSGEGGLQSPRKSSGSGLEPEESEPEGLGAEEAERGLIPGELPQLPRRGLILEEEQFSEATEEAEDGEHRAPWRRRTSSRRKGRNSGEEAWEESEVRRLESVSSSTNLREPQRRKPRAKELEGPWDLEKLQRKLQQELDCGPEKQPWKSLRAAVQASNWSRKAHPLGDDETFLFANFPNRTFHKRQEATRNLLRAWELQQREEQQQAEVRRAREQRVQHQVARCLAAYAPRGSRGPGAAQRKLEELRRQERQRFVEYQAELQGIQHRVQARPYLFQQAMQANARLNVTRRFSQVLSALGLDEEQLLAKAGKRDMEGAPRRHRGFTDTQKLNSTSGAVTELRLKNPIQGAWQGSVGRQY